The Salvelinus fontinalis isolate EN_2023a chromosome 31, ASM2944872v1, whole genome shotgun sequence genome has a window encoding:
- the LOC129829680 gene encoding zinc finger protein Eos-like, with amino-acid sequence MNADDCNGHSYMSASGGETATEHGDFCGGLRVPAVGTQQSSLNQSLSVNSIKVKEDSDIEPVGALQPERRKGERDDREDTIEEGSGELGGRVGPGSAGSGYGELASPQPASPGPIRLPNGKLQCDVCGMNCIGPNVLMVHKRIHTGERPFQCTQCGASFTQKGNLLRHIKLHSGEKPFKCPFCNYACRRRDALSGHIRTHTVPSLTVGKPYKCSYCGRSYKQRITLEEHLERCHNYLKCLQNHQPALSTEHTAQDMEPMSEPQAVLQPSTKKLSFIDRLVNTITKRKRSTPQKFLGEKHMRLNEPDITSELSPGPKKEKDGDLHSAPNSHLEGEAGAAGLVGMGGRYLHRYGGDEDPGSEPPQLALPYSACLSDPSPVISSVYSHPIPLGPQVNGAVGGRGGGVAARFVELAGREAGEGHKDIPSGQSQTVSNGYSNGPSIGCHDFKDRSDTAEEQQSTSVIAPTSNSNNHHLLPNLQYVAPALPSSRRDRCPNPNPRHAQDPDIERERGYTDTTIPTTVKGSGSPGPGSPSISGEASIQVQVVDGEGRAVRSFRCEHCRMFFLDHVMFTIHMGCHGFHQPFQCNVCGHCSCDRYQFTSHIIRGEHQVG; translated from the exons CTCTATTAAGGTAAAGGAGGACAGTGACATTGAGCCTGTTGGTGCTCTACAGccagagaggagaaaaggagagagggatgacagagaggATACAATAGAAGAAGGGAGTGGAGAGCTGGGAGGAAGGGTGGGTCCAGGGAGTGCAGGAAGTGGTTACGGGGAGCTGGCCAGTCCTCAGCCTGCGTCCCCTGGTCCCATCCGACTGCCCAATGGGAAGCTCCAATGTGACGTGTGTGGAATGAACTGTATCGGGCCAAATGTACTGATGGTGCACAAGCGCATCCACACAG GTGAGCGTCCGTTCCAGTGCACCCAGTGTGGAGCCTCCTTCACCCAGAAGGGGAACCTGCTGCGTCACATAAAGCTGCACTCTGGAGAGAAACCCTTTAAATGTCCCTTCTGTAACTACGCCTGCCGCCGCCGGGACGCACTCTCTGGACACATCCGCACACACACTG TGCCCTCTCTGACAGTGGGTAAACCTTACAAGTGCAGTTACTGTGGTCGTAGCTACAAGCAACGGATCACCCTGGAAGAACACCTTGAACGCTGCCACAACTACCTAAAGTGTCTACAGAACCATCAGCCAGCACTCAGCACTGAACACACTGCACAGG ATATGGAGCCGATGTCTGAGCCACAGGCTGTCCTCCAGCCGTCCACTAAGAAACTGTCTTTTATAGACAGACTGGTGAACACCATCACCAAACGCAAGAGGTCCACTCCACAGAAGTTTCTGG GAGAAAAGCACATGAGGCTCAACGAGCCTGATATAACTTCTGAACTGTCCCCTGGTCCTAAAAAGGAAAAGGATGGGGACCTGCACTCTGCACCCAACTCTCACCTTGAGGGAGAGGCTGGTGCTGCAGGGTTAGTGGGGATGGGGGGCAGGTATCTCCACAGGTATGGAGGTGATGAGGACCCTGGGTCTGAGCCCCCTCAGCTGGCCCTGCCctactctgcctgcctgtctgaccCCAGCCCAGTCATCAGCTCTGTTTACAGCCACCCGATTCCCCTGGGTCCCCAGGTCAATGGAGCCGTAGGTGGGCGTGGAGGTGGGGTAGCGGCCAGGTTTGTGGAGCTCGCTGGACGGGAAGCAGGCGAGGGACACAAGGACATACCCTCAGGTCAGAGCCAAACGGTCAGCAATGGCTACAGCAATGGCCCCAGCATTGGCTGCCATGATTTCAAAGACAGGTCCGACACAGCAGAGGAGCAGCAGAGCACCAGTGTTATAGCTCCAACCAGCAACTCCAACAACCACCACCTACTCCCTAACCTGCAGTACGTAGCCCCAGCCCTGCCCAGCAGCCGTCGCGACCGCTGTCCAAACCCCAATCCCAGACACGCCCAAGACCcagatatagagagggagagagggtacaCCGACACCACTATCCCCACCACTGTGAAGGGATCGGGGAGCCCTGGTCCAGGGTCACCATCCATCTCCGGGGAAGCTTCTATACAGGTACAGGTGGTGGACGGGGAGGGACGAGCGGTGCGGTCATTCCGCTGTGAGCACTGTCGCATGTTCTTCCTGGATCACGTGATGTTCACCATCCACATGGGCTGCCACGGATTCCACCAGCCTTTCCAGTGCAACGTCTGTGGCCACTGCAGCTGCGACCGCTACCAGTTCACCTCGCACATCATCCGCGGGGAGCACCAGGTGGGTTGA